Part of the Anopheles coluzzii chromosome 3, AcolN3, whole genome shotgun sequence genome is shown below.
ttacttacagaaaactcatttttgttgcttattttaatgaaaacagtacgacttATCAAAAATATCGctgaaaaaatctaaaatatcatgtttttattgattttataactaaatccactataggaacattaATTTTTTTCGTACCTATAATGacattattataaaaaaacacttaaaaatgcataaatatggtcaaaaggtaAATAAtgttagtaaaacaataacatttcataacattttTGTCGAAtaactaataattgcgttgttatgtggtcatttatacagtgaacaaaaatatgaatatcGTTATtgaatcctaaggattttgaaaaaaatgttgacacatttaacaaaataatggatttttatgtcattaagtaacggaatggccccatttaagttttaaaccctttgtttAAAGCCAGAGAACATCTCACTCtaacataaataacttaattacttttaatttatcgtatgcaacgcattttagtgcaataccaccactattggtactaccaccactataggtacgtttaccgtatacaaaaacaacacaaaatgtCACCTTTTTATGAATATTGTTTAACATTCACTAGTCAGAATCAACATTAGTAGAATGACTCACTAATCCTTGCATCATTGCTGATCTTATTTCTGTTTTGATTTTCAATAAACATAGAAGTACAGTGTGTTCTCGAGTTACGCAATTCCCGATTTACGCGGAGTCGGACATACGCATTTGTCTAAATTTGACAGGTtgaatgtcaaatcagtacaatttgctatGAGAAATGTCGATCCAgtataaattattgtttttgctaaaaaatttAATCCACTTTAAACCACAAACATCAGAAGTTTTTGCACGAATCGtttcaaataaattataaattgtaTGAAGTACTAAATTTAATATGAAATACCGACaaatcaaatgtttttttagcCAAATCACGTGAAATTCGACATACGCAGATCCCTCGGGAATGCATAAACCGCATATCGCAGGAACAGACTGTAAAGGTTACCGATGTATTTCCTGACCTACCCTCTGCTAGCATGTTTTCTACTGTATGAGCTTCTAGGGACTCACTGTCCAGTATGATTTGGCTTTACACTGCTGTATACAATAgactatttttaaaatgtgaGAGGAATAAGAAAAAAGTATTAATTATGATCATGTTGGCTTGTTGTAGCCAGAAGACTTAATTAAATcaatataaaaataagaaattaaTCTGCCAGCATAGGGTTATCTTCGAAGCTTGCATAATGCTATTTAAAACTTTCTGCCTTCACCAAGGCAACATACGATTAAAGATGCCTACATTATCAGAGAGTTCTTGATTGGTAGCGAGAGCCActggatgtttttgtttatttgctaGTTTCATCGCCCATGCGTTGTTGTTTTCATGAACCACTGACCTCATCTTCATGCAAATACGGGAATTCATTTTTTGCTTGTTGATAATTTGGCTGAACTTTGAATGATACATTGCGACGTGCATGTTAGCATTGAGAGCGTATCAAAATTAGTCATGTAAAACCTTACAGCATTCTTCTCCTTTGGTCCTAATCTTATCAACCATTTTAATCGTAGTGATTAAAGAACCAACCGCCTAATAACTGACTCTAGATTAATGTGAGGTTGTATGTTATTTTCattgatgttttattttgcatttctgGATGTCTGATAAGCTCTTCTTCGATTATTTACATTGCAGTTTTTTTAGTCCACTGGTGCCACTATAAAATGAGGCAGCATTGGTCATTGCCGCCCAGTGCTCATAGTAAAGAAGCAAAGTGATCGTTTCTAGCTCATCATGTTTGTTGCAAACATAATATTGGGCTTTgtgttggttttgattttaacATCGAAGGTGTACAGTACTGAGCCAAATGTAACAGATAAGAATTGCGGTGGATTTGCATTTGAAATGTTAGTGACTAAGCTAGAATATCTTCAGCACACACTAAGCGAGATGGATGCCGCGATGAAGCATACCGAAAAGACACTATTTCAGGCAATAAATCAGATAGGTCAAACAGTTGACCAGAAGCTGTCACATCAGGAAAACCTGACGCAAGGCTGATTAACAGTCATCAATCAGCAAAGCCAGACAATGGTGAACAATCTTACCACATGCAGAACCATTTCAATCACATGTTTTCGAATCATAGCTGGTCGATAAACGAACTGATGTGGAATGAGATTAGAATGCTTGTATCGAAAAACGATGTACCACGATCTAAGATCGATTCCGGTGACCATCCTCAAGCTGTAACGTTTCGATCGTGCAAGGAAAATCCATCGCAGCTGTCCGGCAAGTACATCATTCAGTCTACCGAAGCCGATGAACCGTTCCTGGGATATTGCGAACAGACTGCATTTGCAGGAGGTTGGTTGGTGTTTCAGCATCGTTACGATGGATCGGTCGGCTTTTACCGCAACTGGACCGAGTATCGGGACGGGTTTGGAAGCATTGATGGGGAGTTCTGGCTCGGGTTGGAGCAGTTGCACCGTTTGACGTCGGCACGAGTGTACGAGCTCTTGGTGGAGTTGAAAGATTTTTCTGGAAACTACATGTATGCACGTTACGATGAATTCGCGATCGGAAGTGAGGCGCAGCAATATCAGCTAACGAAGCTGGGATCGTACAGCGGTACGGCAGGAGACTCATTAATTTATCACAAAGACGCGAAGTTTTCGACGAGGGATCGAGACAACGATGACAATCAGGGGGGAAACTGTGCTTCCCGGTGCAGCGGAGCATGGTGGTACAAGAACTGTGCCGATTCCAACCTTAATGGCGTTTATATGAGAGAAAACGGAGCCAAAGCAATGAGCTGGTACCACTACAGATTATCTAGATTTGGTTTAGCTTACTCAAGACTGATGATTCGTGAAAGACAACAGATCAATAAAAGAAATGGATAAAGTATCAGTGAtggttcgtttttattttgagTTATATAGCTTGAAAAAAGAAGCAGGCAGATAGTTAAGTTAAGGATAATCATATAGATATATCCTATCGCATGGTTAATTTTATATTCCAGATTGTTTGATTTGGATCGTACATAAGTTGCATTTGTGTGGAATGatcgaacaaaaaatgaaagacaATAATATTGCAATGGGATCGCGCTACAAACGGGAGATAAGAAATTCATTCCTTGGGGAAATAACCGTCGGATGTGCACACTGTAGCTGCTTCTCGATCTTGTTGGAGAATGTAAAACTACAGTCGTTGCCGCaaaattttgactctaaccCACCTATTTTCGACTAAATAATGACTAtagaactaaaaaaatatattttttctcttaAAGCAAACAGATTAAACGGGTTTTGTATTGTTGAGGtgattttaaattacaattgtcaaaaatctgctcaaataccttgtaaATTTGTCATGATTCCTACAAGAGTTGAAAAGTGATGAGTTCTAGACAAAATAGatgcgttagagtcaaaaattgatgcggaCTGTCacaaattgatgccttagaggcaaaaattgacgcGCACTGCCTATTATTGATGGCTGAGAGCTAAAATtaggtggcaacgactgtattaTTTGCACACCCATTGAGGGTTAATGAGCGAGATATATTGGAGTGCGTATCAGCATGTCAGCACTCTCACGAGAATTGCCAACCTCATTTACCCGCATTACCATTGTGATTAGAGATTACTGCAAATTGTGTATAATACGAGCATTTAAGTATATTCAATACCAAATCCATCCGCTGAAATAAagacttattttttattttttatttaatattgttGGAATTGTTTTGATATGGGATAAACCTTGTAATTAATAGTTTCTTTTCAAATATGAGCTATATTTTAAgaaattattaataaatttaCTTGTCTAGCAAAATTTCTGATaagctttgtttgtttaatcttCAATGCATTCTTTCTACTATGCTGGGGCCATTTTAATAGGAGGCAGCATTTACCGCTCTTGCTCAGTTACATTCTATAGAAGCAAAGTGACTG
Proteins encoded:
- the LOC120959305 gene encoding fibrinogen-like protein A; the encoded protein is MQNHFNHMFSNHSWSINELMWNEIRMLVSKNDVPRSKIDSGDHPQAVTFRSCKENPSQLSGKYIIQSTEADEPFLGYCEQTAFAGGWLVFQHRYDGSVGFYRNWTEYRDGFGSIDGEFWLGLEQLHRLTSARVYELLVELKDFSGNYMYARYDEFAIGSEAQQYQLTKLGSYSGTAGDSLIYHKDAKFSTRDRDNDDNQGGNCASRCSGAWWYKNCADSNLNGVYMRENGAKAMSWYHYRLSRFGLAYSRLMIRERQQINKRNG